In Capsicum annuum cultivar UCD-10X-F1 chromosome 8, UCD10Xv1.1, whole genome shotgun sequence, the genomic window ATATTCAAAAAAAACTAAGTTGAAGGGGGTTCAATACCTAttataatcacataaaaaataattttaatcatgtataaataatatatttttccgtcgaagaGGTTCGGACGAACCCTAAAGAGGGTTGCCTCCGCCTCGGAATTGAATGACAGTTCCAATAAGTGCACATGTCGTTCATGACCTGTGTGCTCACTCACATTTCTACTAAGCAATGATAAAAAAGACTAAGTTTTCTTTCATCAAAACCGAACGTCTCGATCAACGCAATTTTATAGGATTATACAACCTGTGTGTGGTAAAAACTTATCTATATCAACTGTTTTCaccaaataatattaatttatcaaGGTTAAGTGATAAATACTGATGAGAATGTGCATTAATTAATTGCTACTCATATAATATGATTTAGTGATTATCATGCATGTTTGCTAAGTCTTGTATTATATATAGAGAActcttttgaatcttttaagaaaaacaaacttatatgaaaaaaattgggAGAATTAATTAGGCAACAACTTTGAGAATGGCAGGATGGACACCATCAAACAATTATGTCTCCCTGCTGGGCAGATCTTGAAATTTAAACAGTAAAACCTGTCATTTTCTTCATATACCATCATAGTACACATGACTATATAATACTTTAACATAAAAACAGACTTCTTTAGTTACATTTTACACTACGACATGTACGTACCGTAAAAGTAAATGCCTTCCCTCATCCATAACACTGATATCTTACCTTCATCAACATTGACACtatctatttttagttttcaaaatatttctttatttcttccaCGAGTATCCAATACGGTAGGAAAGGTGCATGCATGTGCTACAAAATGATAGACTACAATATTATAATAACAACTAGAATACTACTATCTGTTTTCACTTCGAGTGGGTACTGAACAATTCGATCTCTTCCATTAGTTGAAAAAGAAAGTCAAGAAATGATCAAAGTTGATTAATATGAAGTGTACTATTAACATGATCGATTTGTACAATTGTATTTTGCAAAAAAGACTTTGCTATACGAGTTCTGACTATTAGTTAACGTAATTTTTATATCTCAAATTAATAGATATGTCATCCATGACATTTGCGATGCCGCGTAGATCGAGTTGATTGGAGGTTTTCCTAATATTTGGATAATTTCTACAGAGAGTTAATTTCTGAAATAATTAGTCAATTACAAttgtttttgtaaaaaaaatataattcgtGTCACTTTAAAATCATTCCGCTTCTTTAATTATTCTGTGAAAGTCactaaattagatttttttttttatatatcattagaattatccaactcatgaacTGATCGTTGTAAATTCATTTTATGACTTGTCAATCAAAAGACAGTAAAATCCTATAAATTAGTGAGATCACGTCAGCGGCGCGGAGTCAAAGTATACATATCTAAGGCTGTGCATTGTATGGTATACAGTGAATTACATTATCGATCAGAATTTTAATATTATCGTTATGGTAttatgatatttgatatgatatattatatatattttaaatttctttgttGTTTGATAGTATTTGATATTAATAAATATCATATCGAAATACAAAATATCATACAGAAATACATAGTTATATAAGtaatttatatatatcaaaataataacaattattTTTACCTAGAATTCGGATGAAATTAAATGCTTAATCGTTGGATTTTGCCTGCTCTATcttaattaaaatatctttttattataattgattaataagAGGAGTAGTTTATACtttcttttaatatatattttctatatatgtgttaCTATGACATAATGagatattctttttttaaagaaaaagtcaAAGTCAAAATACCCAATTACACATGTGTATGTTATCGAACTTAAATAAACTATATTTGTTAATTTATCATACAATAAAATATcgaaatcaaatttcaaaatatcaaatcatattaaattaATATGGTGTGATAATAATATAATgttcttaaaaattaaatatcaaaattatcaatagggcaaaattcaaaaatagcatacttatccccttaattatgagtttcatagcaacagtttcataattacataatatagcaagttgtattttgtatttttgcaaactgttgctataaaaatataaatacatatgttttttACTATCCTTAtaatcgatatgtattttgtatttttacaaactgttgctacaaaaatataaatacatacaaatatatatgctacaaaatataatttaataaaaatattactattttttataatttaatacttaaatatgttatatgtatttgtTCCTTTCAAATATCCTATCATACCATACCATGACCCCATATGCCCAAAACTGAGGCCTAATTTAGGACTTTTCTGGGGCCATTGTGGGGCCTCGTTCTTAATGTCTTCGCTTTAGGTCGAAGAGAATAACAGTGTGGCTCTTGCGTTTACACACGCACGCTTTGCTCACGTGACTTCAAAGTCTAGTTGTAATGTTTTCAAGTCTTCCCATCTTATAAATATTGCCaccaattttcatttttcattgtcCAGAGCAACAACGACCATTCAATCAACGCTCTTCTCTTCtacattcctcttttttttttttttgccaataCTTTTCTTCTTAATTCCACAATGTCTGCGTTTGGAAAATTGGTTGTGATAATGGTTATGGCTATGTTAGCCATTAGCTTAGATAAAGCTTATGCTGGAGATCCAGACATGCTTCAAGATGTTTGTGTTGCTGATCTTAATTCCAGTATGTTCCTTTTTCTCatttagtttcattttctttGATCTGATATTGGTTTTATTTTTGCATCTCCTTGTCATTCTTGTTTTGTGCCTTTTATTTTAGTCTTATaagttctttcatttattttggatGTCGACATTTCTACCTGTCCGAATTGCTGTTTCTCCTTGCTTATAGAATTTATGAGTGTTGAATCAAGATCCAACTACTCATATATTAGCTGGCAAAAGGTAGAAAACTGACCATATTATATTAGCCACTGCTGACATTTATCTAAGTGCAACTAATATAAAAGTGATTGGGAGTTTCTAATACTCGATCGATCACCATAAAGGATATTCGACATCTACCTTCAATAAGTAATGATTAACATAttcatcttcatttttttaaaagtagacAATATTTCGAACCACTTTTTTGGGCTAACGTAACCAATATAAAAGTACAATAGGGAGAACTAGCTAACAATATTCATCCATGTCTCAGTTAGGAAAAAGAAGTAGCCTTTTTCAGGTGGTCTAATATCTAGTTGgactaatatattaaaaaaaaaattacagtcATACATAAATAGCGTAATGATCTAATCATTATCTTTACGATTCAAGTAGTAATTAAACATCCTGCTTATGCAATTTTCTGTTTAACATGATACAGGTTTAACCGTAAATGGATATCTCTGCAAGAAGAACTTTTCAGAAATAGACTTTTCATCAATGGCAATAGCAAAGGCAGGATCAACCAACACCACATTTGGTTCCTTAGTCACAGGTGCAAATGTCATGAAAGTCCCTGGCCTCAACACACTTGGTGTGTCCATGGCTCGTATCGACTATGCCCCTGGTGGAATTAACCCACCTCACACTCATCCTCGTGCCACTGAAATGATCTTTGTCTTGTTGGGTGAATTAGACGTTGGTTTTATTACAACATCTAATGTTTTGGTCTCAAAGCATATAGTTAAAGGTGAAGTGTTTGCTTTCCCTAGAGGACTTGTACATTTCCAGCAGAACAATGGTGATGTTCCAGCAGCCGTCGTCGCGGGCTTCAACAGCCAGTTGCCGGGGACACAATCGATTGCTACAACGTTGTTTGCTTCCTCACCAACTGTTCCTGATTCTGTCTTGACTAAAACATTCCAAATTGGTACTAAGGAAGTTGAGAAAATTAAGTCAAGGTTGGCACCTAAGAAATAGACTTTTCGTAAATTAATAACTCTTGTGACTATTATTTTCTTTGGTGAGCTCGTTAATTGATAGGGATTTGTGGGTTCATATATACGATGGGgaatggatttttttttgttgtccTTTTGAAATTTATGTCCAATAATGTTGTAACGGCCTCTTGTTTCTCTGCTGGTCAGGAATAAAGGTAATCGAtctctttatgtattttttatgtgtCTAAACTTCTATACCTCATATCTATTGTGTAAAAGATTTTTTATATTGTTCAATGATcatttaaaagaaaactaaacaTGTTTTCATAATAAGTAAATTAatattctaaaaaataagataaacacaAGTTAGATAATACGGATAGAGTAAAAAGATTTCGTATTGATATTAGAGTAGAAACATAATCCTTTTGAAAATTCCGAGCCAACATAGTTCAGCTGTCCAAATATCGTAGATAGCCAAATACTAAAACTATCTATAATGTTGCATCTATCTATAACGTTGCATCCTTAAACCTTGACaatgaaaaattgaaagaatGTAAAAAGTTAAAACAACGTAAATTTCAATTCCCTTTTAGAGCtaattattttctatcttaactttttttaatattacTAAAAATTCCGAATTTAGTCCAAGTGTGTTTAAGTGTCTACATATAAATTCTTATGTCTATATTTATAGTATTATACAAAGGGTATAAAAGATAGTAATACATCAAGCATTTGAGATCACGAAGAAGGCGAAAGATATGACATTAAGAATTTGAGATCATGGAGGGGTGGAATATAATGTCAAATCTCTCTAGAGTGATAACGTTTTTTCGAAAAATTCATGGAGACTATAAAGAGATGTTGTTATACATGTATAATGTCATTTGATGTTTAAATCTAACCAAACtgttataataagaaaaaattatttatcctATAATTATTAatacttaattatgaaaattatttacGAACCTTGTGGTATAAGAATTGAATGTCCATTAACGAAAAAGGAAGTATAATAGTAGTTTTATATACCGAAAAAAGGAATATATTTATTAaccaattgaataaaaataataatggaatacGGAGGGTTTCAaagatttttctatattttttttttcttttaccttgtgATTGTGCGAATCTCTACCCTAAGCgatttttcatgagattaagaaaattttagatattaaagttATGTTGTCCTAAGCTTTgcataacttaaaaaaaaacttaccatttgcttaatttataataattatcataaatattttaatattttattttatacaataCATAATACATTTTTTTATAACATATTAATATTACATTTGATTACGATGCTATAAAGAGATAATTTTATAAAGAGTGTATCACTATTAATAAGCATTATTATTGTTATAGGTAGAATGTCGCAATAGAGAAGTAAAATAAAAGGATAGTCTGGTGCACTAAAACTCCCGCTATGGATAGGGTTTGGGAAAaggcccaccacaagggtgtattgtttgcaaccttaccttacatttctaaccgagaagtaaaatataacatgaaaattgattcaaaacaaaaaaaaaaaacagatcgTTACAGCGAAATACTCTCACAATCATGACCACTATAAAAAGGTCTTAACtataatggaaagttggaaacAATAGCGGGGAATTAAATTAGTATAGTGGACATTCATATAaactatatatatttcataacatcgacatattttcatgaataaaaattcaacaTACTGACCCGTGCTACGATTGAAACGGCAAAACATATTGGAGGAAAACATAATACAAAAATCTTATTTGGAAATGAGATTCACTTAGGTAATAAGCATTTCTTTAAACTTAAATTCTCTATCAACATTTGTTAAATTTGCAGAGACTATCTATAACGTCGTCCAACATTATTCTTGTGGATATTGACACATTAATGaactttttttttaccattttctaGAAGTTCCCATCCTTTTGCTTCCTTGACTAATTGACTCAAAACCACAATCTTAAAAATTAGAGATGAAgaagcttttattttttttttggttgaaaccAAACGGTGTTCGGTGTACCCACTTTTTAAGAGTCCGACTATATCCGGATTCGCCCCTCGTCAGGCCCCATTTGAGGAGAAAAGCTCCCAACAAAGTGTTTGTCCATACCCAGAGTCGAACCCTCGACCTATGGGTAGGGTAGACCAATCCCTTACCATTGGGCTACTGctgttgttggtgttggtagGGTAAGCTTTTATACTTTGTCGTTGTTCTATGTTGGTAAAATAGTCCTAATTATTTGATCAACCAACCGTTAATGTTGCATAGCTCAATTTTGATAAACAACAAAGACTTCGAAATTTATCTATATCAAATTGTTCTTAACGTATTTACTGATTTTGTACGTACAAGAACTTAGTCATTTAAGTGTGTAGTATTAGTTTGTTTCATTGTACATTCGTTGAATTCTTAAAAACATTAATAATCTATCAGTGTCAAGCATGTATCACGCTAAAAATGGACAAAATGACCATCAAAATCAAGTTAGCTAGGTGACTAATTAAAAGTAGGATGCAAGGAATAACATAATTTAAGAAGTACGCTATATATACAAGAGATTAATAAATAGATTGCTATTTGTTTTCACTTGGAGTGGGTGAACAATTCTCTGCGACGAGTTGAAAACGAAAGTGAAGCAATAATTAATTTGATTAACTTGAAGTTTATTATTAACGTGATCCATCTTTACTTGTATTCCCAAAAGAGTTTAGGAAACCtacaatatttgaataatatttgGTAATTATCATAGAAAAGAAAATGCATAAAATCTGATTTTCCACTTTCTTTAATGTTACTGAAGTGGAACTTTAATGTCAAATTCTAAATATAATTAATGTGATGAATTGACTGTGATAATgaattgttattatatatataaaaatatcgTTATAAAAATATCTGACAGCCTATGATTACGGATATTAATATGATTTTTGTATCCAAAATAAATATGTCATTCATGACATTTGCGATGCCGCGTAGAGTTGAGATTGTGGTCAAGGAACCATGTTGAACTCCCCCcctttttctgaaaaaataaaaggagGAATCTATATATGCAAAAACttagtcctattttcataaactcttgaacaATGAGGGGATAAAGGTTTCGTGTTGGGAGATTTGGAGGAGTCTGGGGAGTGTCGCGATTATGATCATTGTAGGCATattgaggttgaggaggtcaagggggGTTATTCGCAGGATGCGTCGGGATAGGGCGACGGAGCCAGacgagattccagtggatttttgaaAGCGTACTGGCGaggcaggtttggagtggttgacaaggttgtttaacatcatttttagggcggCGAAGATGCCTgaagcgtggaggtggagtacgatgattcctttatataagaacaagggagatatccagagttgcaacaaatATANNNNNNNNNNNNNNNNNNNNNNNNNNNNNNNNNNNNNNNNNNNNNNNNNNNNNNNNNNNNNNNNNNNNNNNNNNNNNNNNNNNNNNNNNNNNNNNNNNNNNNNNNNNNNNNNNNNNNNNNNNNNNNNNNNNNNNNNNNNNNNNNNNNNNNNNNNNNNNNNNNNNNNNNNNNNNNNNNNNNNNNNNNNNNNNNNNNNNNNNNNNNNNNNNNNNNNNNNNNNNNNNNNNNNNNNNNNNNNNNNNNNNNNNNNNNNNNNNNNNNNNNNNNNNNNNNNNNNNNNNNNNNNNNNNNNNNNNNNNNNNNNNNNNNNNNNNNNNNNNNNNNNNNNNNNNNNNNNNNNNNNNNNNNNNNNNNNNNNNNNNNNNNNNNNNNNNNNNNNNNNNNNNNNNNNNNNNNNNNNNNNNNNNNNNNNNNNNNNNNNNNNNNNNNNNNNNNNNNNNNNNNNNNNNNNNNNNNNNNNNNNNNNNNNNNNNNNNNNNNNNNNNNNNNNNNNNNNNNNNNNNNNNNNNNNNNNNNNNNNNNNNNNNNNNNNNNNNNNNNNNNNNNNNNNNNNNNNNNNNNNNNNNNNNNNNNNNNNNNNNNNNNNNNNNNNNNNNNNNNNNNNNNNNNNNNNNNNNNNNNNNNNNNNNNNNNNNNNNNNNNNNNNNNNNNNNNNNNNNNNNNNNNNNNNNNNNNNNNNNNNNNNNNNNNNNNNNNNNNNNNNNNNNNNNNNNNNNNNNNNNNNNNNNNNNNNNNNNNNNNNNNNNNNNNNNNNNNNNNNNNNNNNNNNNNNNNNNNNNNNNNNNNNNNNNNNNNNNNNNNNNNNNNNNNNNNNNNNNNNNNNNNNNNNNNNNNNNNNNNNNNNNNNNNNNNNNNNNNNNNNNNNNNNNNNNNNNNNNNNNNNNNNNNNNNNNNNNNNNNNNNNNNNNNNNNNNNNNNNNNNNNNNNNNNNNNNNNNNNNNNNNNNNNNNNNNNNNNNNNNNNNNNNNNNNNNNNNNNNNNNNNNNNNNNNNNNNNNNNNNNNNNNNNNNNNNNNNNNNNNNNNNNNNNNNNNNNNNNNNNNNNNNNNNNNNNNNNNNNNNNNNNNNNNNNNNNNNNNNNNNNNNNNNNNNNNNNNNNNNNNNNNNNNNNNNNNNNNNNNNNNNNNNNNNNNNNNNNNNNNNNNNNNNNNNNNNNNNNNNNNNNNNNNNNNNNNNNNNNNNNNNNNNNNNNNNNNNNNNNNNNNNNNNNNNNNNNNNNNNNNNNNNNNNNNNNNNNNNNNNNNNNNNNNNNNNNNNNNNNNNNNNNNNNNNNNNNNNNNNNNNNNNNNNNNNNNNNNNNNNNNNNNNNNNNNNNNNNNNNNNNNNNNNNNNNNNNNNNNNNNNNNNNNNNNNNNNNNNNNNNNNNNNNNNNNNNNNNNNNNNNNNNNNNNNNNNNNNNNNNNNNNNNNNNNNNNNNNNNNNNNNNNNNNNNNNNNNNNNNNNNNNNNNNNNNNNNNNNNNNNNNNNNNNNNNNNNNNNNNNNNNNNNNNNNNNNNNNNNNNNNNNNNNNNNNNNNNNNNNNNNNNNNNNNNNNNNNNNNNNNNNNNNNNNNNNNNNNNNNNNNNNNNNNNNNNNNNNNNNNNNNNNNNNNNNNNNNNNNNNNNNNNNNNNNNNNNNNNNNNNNNNNNNNNNNNNNNNNNNNNNNNNNNNNNNNNNNNNNNNNNNNNNNNNNNNNNNNNNNNNNNNNNNNNNNNNNNNNNNNNNNNNNNNNNNNNNNNNNNNNNNNNNNNNNNNNNNNNNNNNNNNNNNNNNNNNNNNNNNNNNNNNNNNNNNNNNNNNNNNNNNNNNNNNNNNNNNNNNNNNNNNNNNNNNNNNNNNNNNNNNNNNNNNNNNNNNNNNNNNNNNNNNNNNNNNNNNNNNNNNNNNNNNNNNNNNNNNNNNNNNNNNNNNNNNNNNNNNNNNNNNNNNNNNNNNNNNNNNNNNNNNNNNNNNNNNNNNNNNNNNNNNNNNNNNNNNNNNNNNNNNNNNNNNNNNNNNNNNNNNNNNNNNNNNNNNNNNNNNNNNNNNNNNNNNNNNNNNNNNNNNNNNNNNNNNNNNNNNNNNNNNNNNNNNNNNNNNNNNNNNNNNNNNNNNNNNNNNNNNNNNNNNNNNNNNNNNNNNNNNNNNNNNNNNNNNNNNNNNNNNNNNNNNNNNNNNNNNNNNNNNNNNNNNNNNNNNNNNNNNNNNNNNNNNNNNNNNNNNNNNNNNNNNNNNNNNNNNNNNNNNNNNNNNNNNNNNNNNNNNNNNNNNNNNNNNNNNNNNNNNNNNNNNNNNNNNNNNNNNNNNNNNNNNNNNNNNNNNNNNNNNNNNNNNNNNNNNNNNNNNNNNNNNNNNNNNNNNNNNNNNNNNNNNNNNNNNNNNNNNNNNNNNNNNNNNNNNNNNNNNNNNNNNNNNNNNNNNNNNNNNNNNNNNNNNNNNNNNNNNNNNNNNNNNNNNNNNNNNNNNNNNNNNNNNNNNNNNNNNNNNNNNNNNNNNNNNNNNNNNNNNNNNNNNNNNNNNNNNNNNNNNNNNNNNNNNNNNNNNNNNNNNNNNNNNNNNNNNNNNNNNNNNNNNNNNNNNNNNNNNNNNNNNNNNNNNNNNNNNNNNNNNNNNNNNNNNNNNNNNNNNNNNNNNNNNNNNNNNNNNNNNNNNNNNNNNNNNNNNNNNNNNNNNNNNNNNNNNNNNNNNNNNNNNNNNNNNNNNNNNNNNNNNNNNNNNNNNNNNNNNNNNNNNNNNNNNNNNNNNNNNNNNNNNNNNNNNNNNNNNNNNNNNNNNNNNNNNNNNNNNNNNNNNNNNNNNNNNNNNNNNNNNNNNNNNNNNNNNNNNNNNNNNNNNNNNNNNNNNNNNNNNNNNNNNNNNNNNNNNNNNNNNNNNNNNNNNNNNNNNNNNNNNNNNNNNNNNNNNNNNNNNNNNNNNNNNNNNNNNNNNNNNNNNNNNNNNNNNNNNNNNNNNNNNNNNNNNNNNNNNNNNNNNNNNNNNNNNNNNNNNNNNNNNNNNNNNNNNNNNNNNNNNNNNNNNNNNNNNNNNNNNNNNNNNNNNNNNNAAGAAGAAGAATGCAACACTACAATTAAATAAATTCGGTATGTCTTGGCTTTGGGTCAAAGAGAAAAAACAGCATGGTTCTCGCGTTTGGACCTTGCAACCCGCACGCTTTGCTCACGTGACTTCAAAGTCTATTCAAGTCTATTCTTTGCCTCTTTATAAATAAAGCCCCCCATACCATTTTCCTTCTCCGTTCGGATCAAAAGTACAACTAACTAGTAGTACTACTCAtctaaaactcttctctcatacAAATTCATCTTTTCCTGTGCCTCTCTGTTGATTATCCCAAAAATACTTTTCTTCTTAATTCCACCATGTCTGCATTTGGAAAATTGGTTGTAATAATGGTTATGGCTATGGTAGCCATTAGCTTAGATAAAGCTTATGCCGGAGACCCAGACATGCTTCAAGATGTTTGTGTTGCTGATCTTAATTCCAGTATGTTCCTTTTTCTCCCATCTAATTTGTTTGCTTCTCTTTGTCGGTCTTTTTTGGTTTCTTTGAGACTGAGAAAGGTAGATTCTTTATTACTACTACACCCCTCTCCGTTATCTTTTCTTGTCCACTTTTCTATTGCCAAAATTTAAAAACagtaaataataaagataattttattataaatgcattagataataaattatatttaatagtaAATATAAAATGGATAAATATAGATAAGTTATTGGTTGATTTTATAAACTGAAAAAATATTGatctcaaaatgaaaaaaaaagtagataAGTAAAAATAGACTGGGAGTATTATTTTTCAAACAGATAGATTCTTGATATGTGTGTTTGTGCCTAGTTTGGGGGCGTTTTGAGCCTCTATGTCTTCCATTTTAGTAGATGTTGACTTTTCTACTTGTCCAAATTCCTGGTTCTTCTTGCAGACATATTAGAGTATATGATTTATGATTGTTGAATCAAGATCCAACTATGGTCTATGTATATTAGCTGgcaaaaattaatgaagaaaattgaCCATATCAATTAGTAACTTGTACCATATCTAATAGAAATATAGGAGTCTTGAATCAAACTTGAAACTCCAACTCCTAGCTGTCTAGAAATCGAAATTGATCGTATTAATTACTATTACTAGCAGCAGGTGACAATGGTCACCAAATATAATCAACCCCTCCTAACTTTTTTGTTTGTCGTTCAGAGCAGTTGGTACACCCACTTTTTAAATCAATCATAAAAGATATTTTATCTCTTCCTCTAATGAGtatgttttctttatttcttataaTGATAAATATCTTGGATCaaattcttttagttttaaaCTTTCCCGCAAGGTCATGATTGAGTGGTTGGATGGTGGGCCGTCCATTGGGATTGGATCCAGCCTACATTTGTCGCGCAATCTTGGGTTCGCTTACCTAATGCATGcagtttatattttttatgcGGTTTGTCAATTATTGAGCAATTACCACAAGGTGCTCACTTAAAGGGTCGAGGTTGTGGATTTTCCCGggtttcaaaaaatagttttttttttttttccagtcaAGTGCTAGATAAAAGGACAAAAAGACGGTACTACTTATCTAACACCACTTTGCCATAAAAAAAGTCTCTGCACATAATGATCTAAAATCATTGTTTTTATACGATTCAAGTTAAACATGCTACTTATGcaattttccattttttgtaCACGAAACAGGCTTTAGCGTAAATGGATATCTTTGCAAGAAGAACTTTTCAGAAATAGACTTTTCATCAATGGTCATAGCAAAGCCAGGAGCAACCAACAACACATTTGGTTCCTTAGTCACAGGTGCAAATGTCATGAAAGTCCCTGGCCTTAACACACTTGGTGTGTCGATGGCTCGTATCGACTATGCCCCTGGTGGAATTAACCCACCTCACACTCATCCCCGTGCCACTGAAATGGTCTTTGTCTTGGAGGGTGAATTAGATGTTGGTTTTATTACAACATCTAATGTTTTGGTCTCAAAGCATATTGTTAAAGGTGAAGTGTTTGCTTTCCCTAGAGGACTAGTACACTTCCAGCAGAACAATGGTGATGTTCCAGTAGCCGTCATCTCGGCCTTCAACAGCCAGTTGCCGGGGACACAATCGATTGCAACAACGTTGTTTGCTTCCACACCAACTGTTCCTGATCATGTCTTGACCAAAACATTCCAAGTTGGTACAAAGCAGATCGAGAAAATTAAGTCAAGGTTGGCACCTAAGAAGTAAATGTTTCGTTAATTAAGGGTTCTTGTGACAATAATTTACTTTGTTGAGGTGGTTAATTGTGACAACAATTGGTGTGTTTATATACGATGGGGTcggattggattttttttttcttttttttttttggttttttatattCATCTCCAATAATGTTGTAACAGCCTAATGTTTCTCTGTTGGTCAAGAATAAATGTGATCCTTCTCTTTCTAATTTTACATTCCATAATACATAAGTAAACTAATTGCCTGAAAATAAGGTATACTACTAAAAGTAGTAGTTTAATTAATGTCACCGAGGGGATTTTCTACTAGTACATGAATCTGCATAAATCGATGTCAAATAATGTACTACTTGTCAACATATTAATCTTAAATGATCATTTACGTACTGTGTATCTTTAAAAAGGGTTTtggaaataataatgaagaacaTACTAGTCTAATTTTCTTTACGCAACTATGTAATTAGTGCATTGAACTAACTACATTAATTGCCGGTTTTGAAGTCACTTATGTCTAAAGCAATTTAGATATGAAAAAAATGTTCAACAAAAGAGGGCAAAAAGGTATGAATGATTCCACTATCAGACAAAAGTTGGATAATGGTATGTCAGTTCTGAAAAACAACTCTACCAAATTATGGATTTTCAAGTAGGTAATGATATATATAGATGATGATGACAGTGTAAAAGCAGTAAAGGTTAGGTGAATTATTTAAGATCTTTTGGTTATTTCTTTCAAGCCAATAGGTTTGCTTAATAATTACTTAAATAAACATGAGGAACGAAAAAATCACCGCAGGGGGTTGAAAATGTTGGGATAATAGACTACAAAAATCGTAAAGAGCAGAGGTTGAAAGTAAGAGGACTCAATATATACTGAAACAtagttttttttgtatatataaaaaactgaaaataaactttTATATAGACTTATAAAACAAATAAACCACTAACTAAGTTACCAACTAT contains:
- the LOC107839763 gene encoding nectarin-1-like precursor (The RefSeq protein has 3 substitutions compared to this genomic sequence), coding for MSAFGKLVVIMVMAMLAISLDKAYAGDPDMLQDVCVADLNSSLTVNGYLCKKNFSEIDFSSMAIAKAGSTNTTFGSLVTGANVMKVPGLNTLGVSMARIDHAPGGINPPHTHPRAAEMIFVLVGELDVGFITTSNVLVSKHIVKGEVFAFPRGLVHFQQNNGDVPAAVVAGFNSQLPGTQSIATTLFASSPTVPDSVLTKTFQIGTKEVEKIKSRLAPKK
- the LOC107839764 gene encoding nectarin-1: MSAFGKLVVIMVMAMVAISLDKAYAGDPDMLQDVCVADLNSSFSVNGYLCKKNFSEIDFSSMVIAKPGATNNTFGSLVTGANVMKVPGLNTLGVSMARIDYAPGGINPPHTHPRATEMVFVLEGELDVGFITTSNVLVSKHIVKGEVFAFPRGLVHFQQNNGDVPVAVISAFNSQLPGTQSIATTLFASTPTVPDHVLTKTFQVGTKQIEKIKSRLAPKK